The Spirosoma foliorum genome has a window encoding:
- a CDS encoding FixH family protein codes for MNWGKSIILVFVLFGGFIGTMVYRMTRERIDLVSDNYYQNEIEYQQHIDRVSNAQQINSDLNFATAMTYLADQQQIVFVLPTSLQKGEITFYRPGDSRQDFRVNIPATHPTRQVVPTKALAKGNWRVQFTWSDGQREYYKEEQIFL; via the coding sequence ATGAACTGGGGAAAATCAATTATTCTCGTGTTTGTGCTCTTTGGGGGCTTCATTGGTACCATGGTGTATCGGATGACCCGCGAGCGCATCGATCTGGTAAGTGACAATTATTATCAGAACGAAATAGAGTATCAGCAGCACATCGATCGGGTGAGCAACGCCCAACAAATTAACTCAGACCTTAATTTCGCTACTGCCATGACGTATCTGGCCGATCAGCAGCAGATCGTGTTTGTGCTGCCTACGAGCCTTCAGAAAGGTGAAATCACATTTTATCGTCCCGGCGACAGTCGGCAGGATTTTCGGGTAAATATCCCCGCTACGCATCCAACCCGGCAGGTGGTTCCGACAAAAGCGCTGGCAAAAGGGAACTGGCGCGTGCAGTTCACTTGGTCGGATGGACAACGGGAGTATTATAAAGAAGAACAGATTTTTCTATAA
- the ccoS gene encoding cbb3-type cytochrome oxidase assembly protein CcoS — protein sequence MSIIFFMIGISLLMALGFLGAFFWSMRTGQQDDLYTPSIRMLLDDDVPTTAETQSNA from the coding sequence ATGAGCATTATCTTTTTTATGATTGGTATCAGTCTGCTAATGGCGCTGGGGTTCCTGGGAGCGTTTTTCTGGTCGATGCGAACCGGCCAACAGGACGATCTCTATACGCCCTCCATCCGAATGCTGCTGGACGATGACGTACCGACTACCGCTGAAACTCAATCAAACGCATAG
- the ccoG gene encoding cytochrome c oxidase accessory protein CcoG, producing the protein MTPHLNAPAPSVTTTTGNKRQWLYPRVVKGRYYRWRTGVAWVFLAMLFAGPFLSYNGQPLFLFNILERKFNFFGVTFWPQDFYLVAIGLLVFIVFVILFTVIYGRVFCGWICPQTVFLEMVFRKIEIWIEGDHNARRRLDASPWTTEKIWKKSAKYSLFFLVSFLIANTFLAYIIGKDALLAVITDNPANHLVGLTTILLFTGVFYAVFAYVREIVCTTICPYGRLQSVLLDKQSVIVTYDDVRGEPRGKKERQTDTSTFYPLPIAQSPTPKGDCIDCKLCVQVCPTGIDIRNGSQMECVSCTQCMDACDDIMDKIGRPRGLIRHDSLDGIQTRKPWRLTNRMKGYSAVLLLLMGVLGFLLWSRSDLDTTLLRAPGQLYQREKGGLVSNLYLIELVNKTHQTKPVTFRVDYPGATLRMVQPITKAPADELTKGMFFILLPEKSIHESSTKLTVEIVSEGVVLDQVKTTFLGPVN; encoded by the coding sequence ATGACACCGCATCTCAACGCTCCAGCCCCATCCGTAACAACGACAACTGGTAACAAACGTCAGTGGCTCTATCCACGTGTCGTAAAAGGCCGGTATTATCGCTGGCGGACGGGCGTAGCCTGGGTCTTTCTGGCCATGCTGTTTGCCGGGCCTTTTCTGAGCTATAATGGACAACCGCTCTTTCTGTTTAACATACTCGAACGGAAGTTTAACTTTTTTGGCGTTACGTTCTGGCCACAGGATTTTTATCTGGTTGCCATTGGTTTGCTGGTGTTTATCGTCTTTGTTATCCTATTTACGGTTATCTACGGTCGAGTATTCTGCGGATGGATCTGCCCGCAAACGGTTTTTCTGGAAATGGTTTTTCGGAAAATTGAAATCTGGATTGAGGGAGATCATAATGCACGCCGAAGACTTGACGCTTCACCCTGGACAACCGAGAAGATCTGGAAGAAAAGTGCCAAGTACAGCCTCTTTTTTCTGGTATCGTTCTTAATCGCCAATACGTTTCTGGCTTACATCATTGGCAAAGATGCCCTATTGGCGGTCATCACCGATAATCCGGCTAACCACCTTGTGGGGCTGACTACGATTCTGCTGTTCACGGGCGTTTTCTATGCGGTATTTGCCTACGTACGCGAAATCGTTTGTACGACTATATGCCCATATGGACGTCTTCAAAGTGTATTACTGGACAAGCAGTCAGTCATTGTCACCTACGACGACGTTCGCGGTGAGCCGAGGGGGAAAAAAGAGCGCCAAACAGACACCTCTACGTTTTACCCCCTGCCCATTGCCCAAAGCCCTACGCCCAAAGGCGATTGTATTGATTGTAAGCTTTGTGTACAGGTCTGTCCAACGGGAATCGATATTCGAAATGGTAGTCAGATGGAGTGTGTGAGCTGTACGCAATGCATGGATGCCTGCGATGACATCATGGATAAGATCGGGCGACCTCGGGGTTTGATTCGTCATGATTCGCTGGATGGGATACAGACGCGTAAGCCGTGGCGGTTAACGAACCGTATGAAGGGTTACAGTGCAGTTCTGTTGCTATTGATGGGCGTATTGGGCTTCCTGTTGTGGAGCCGTAGCGATCTGGATACGACGCTCCTTCGGGCACCGGGGCAATTGTATCAGCGTGAGAAAGGTGGACTGGTATCCAACCTGTACCTGATCGAATTGGTAAACAAAACGCATCAGACAAAACCCGTTACGTTCCGTGTCGATTATCCGGGAGCTACGTTGCGAATGGTTCAACCCATCACGAAAGCACCTGCCGATGAGCTAACCAAAGGCATGTTTTTTATCCTGCTTCCCGAAAAGTCCATTCACGAGAGCAGTACGAAACTAACGGTCGAGATCGTCTCCGAAGGCGTCGTACTCGATCAAGTCAAAACAACATTTTTAGGACCGGTAAACTAA
- a CDS encoding HNH endonuclease: MKYYAGVTDNSWFNYLSQTSPEDVNFWQPSGNVRFKAIPFGSPFLFKLKKPNNNIAGIGYYVKHTFLPITMAWDVFGERNGCVSFFDFKNLILKYRKDGLANPQIGCIVLTDPIFFKKEDWIEAPSDWANSIVQGKTYDTSDNRVGKEVWEKVKEVIERYRAPENNLLSSSVSTVEDPISRYGVSFTKYRIGQGAFRVLVTEAYSRKCTISGEKTLPVLEAAHIKSYKSNGPHQTSNGLLLRSDIHKLFDSGYITVTPDYSVEVSSRIKKEFENGKEYYKFHGQKLIYLPPSVDERPSTDYLDWHNINIYKS; this comes from the coding sequence GTGAAATATTACGCTGGTGTCACAGATAATTCTTGGTTTAATTATTTAAGCCAAACTAGCCCTGAAGATGTGAATTTTTGGCAACCAAGTGGTAATGTTCGTTTTAAAGCGATACCTTTTGGCTCTCCATTTCTATTTAAGCTTAAAAAGCCTAATAATAACATAGCGGGTATTGGTTACTATGTGAAGCATACATTTCTTCCTATAACTATGGCTTGGGATGTTTTTGGGGAAAGAAATGGTTGTGTATCATTCTTTGATTTTAAGAATTTAATTTTAAAATATAGAAAGGATGGTTTAGCGAATCCTCAAATTGGGTGTATTGTACTAACTGACCCAATCTTTTTTAAAAAAGAAGATTGGATTGAGGCACCTTCAGACTGGGCAAATAGTATCGTTCAAGGCAAAACTTATGATACCTCCGATAATCGCGTTGGAAAAGAGGTTTGGGAAAAGGTTAAAGAAGTAATTGAGCGGTATCGTGCTCCTGAAAATAATCTACTTTCTTCATCAGTATCAACGGTTGAAGACCCTATATCAAGATATGGAGTTTCATTCACAAAATATAGAATTGGGCAAGGTGCATTTCGTGTGCTAGTTACAGAAGCATATTCCAGAAAATGTACAATATCAGGAGAAAAGACTTTACCTGTCCTAGAAGCGGCTCATATTAAATCTTATAAGTCTAACGGACCTCATCAAACGTCTAACGGCTTATTGCTACGTTCGGATATTCACAAACTATTTGATAGTGGTTATATTACTGTCACCCCTGATTATTCAGTTGAGGTAAGTAGCCGCATTAAGAAAGAATTTGAAAATGGCAAGGAGTACTATAAGTTTCACGGACAGAAATTAATTTACTTACCACCTTCGGTTGATGAAAGGCCATCCACAGACTATTTAGATTGGCATAATATAAATATTTATAAATCATGA
- a CDS encoding sulfite exporter TauE/SafE family protein: MSPWLATAFLTGLISSLHCVGMCGPLVAALPVGRLPYGQRWQAIGLYHAGRIAIYSMLGALAGTVGFGLNFIGWQRPLAIGCGIVLLISFLWRKSLPTRFHWPWLTTRISKLFGQYVQQPRRWSFAGLGMLNGLLPCGFTYLALAGTLTTHTPLAGASYMLLFGLGTLPALLGVNLITSWLPIVGRQRLNQVLSVATIVIAVLLIGRGVAEYRLPIGPADVIPICHGLLTGK; this comes from the coding sequence ATGTCGCCCTGGCTCGCTACCGCTTTCCTGACGGGTCTGATCAGTAGTCTACATTGCGTAGGTATGTGCGGGCCGCTTGTGGCTGCCTTGCCCGTTGGTCGGTTACCGTACGGGCAGCGATGGCAGGCCATTGGTCTGTATCATGCCGGGCGAATTGCCATCTACAGTATGCTGGGGGCGTTGGCAGGTACAGTGGGTTTTGGACTGAACTTCATTGGCTGGCAGCGACCGCTGGCTATCGGTTGCGGGATTGTTTTATTGATCAGTTTCCTTTGGCGAAAAAGCTTGCCCACTCGCTTTCACTGGCCCTGGTTGACGACCCGAATCTCGAAATTATTCGGGCAGTATGTACAGCAACCCCGGCGCTGGAGTTTTGCCGGATTAGGTATGCTGAATGGTCTGTTGCCCTGCGGATTTACCTATCTGGCATTAGCCGGAACACTGACAACCCATACGCCACTAGCGGGAGCCTCGTATATGCTGTTGTTCGGGCTGGGTACATTGCCTGCGCTTCTGGGTGTTAATCTGATCACAAGCTGGTTACCCATTGTTGGTCGGCAACGACTGAATCAAGTACTCTCGGTCGCGACGATCGTTATTGCCGTATTACTCATTGGTCGGGGCGTGGCCGAATACCGATTGCCAATTGGTCCGGCAGATGTTATTCCGATTTGCCACGGGCTTTTGACCGGGAAATAG
- a CDS encoding acyl-CoA desaturase, with product MIILAFFLAHWYLSVLMQTFFLHRYAAHQMFTMSKGWEKFFYILTFVGQGSSFLSPRAYGIMHRLHHAHADTKYDPHSPSYSDNLFDMMWKTRLFYNDILNNRDTIPAKFKKGVPNWAFMEWFGDRWPVRLAWGTAYTLFYIQFATSPWFFLLLPIHFLMGPVHGAIINWYAHRYGYTNFKLDDTAKNLLPFDFLMMGESYHNNHHKYGGRPNFGGFRWHEFDPAYPLILLLNKVGVLKLRLGRDEAYM from the coding sequence ATGATTATCCTTGCTTTCTTCCTGGCACACTGGTACTTATCGGTACTGATGCAAACGTTTTTCCTCCATCGCTATGCCGCGCACCAGATGTTCACGATGAGCAAAGGCTGGGAGAAGTTCTTTTATATTCTGACGTTCGTGGGGCAAGGTTCGTCGTTTCTGAGTCCGCGAGCCTATGGGATTATGCACCGCCTGCACCATGCCCACGCCGATACTAAATATGATCCTCATTCACCAAGTTATTCGGATAACCTGTTCGATATGATGTGGAAAACCCGATTGTTTTATAACGACATCCTGAACAACCGGGATACGATTCCGGCGAAGTTCAAAAAGGGGGTGCCAAACTGGGCGTTTATGGAATGGTTTGGTGATCGCTGGCCCGTGCGACTGGCCTGGGGTACGGCCTATACGCTATTCTATATTCAGTTTGCAACATCCCCCTGGTTCTTTCTGTTGCTGCCCATCCATTTCCTGATGGGGCCCGTTCATGGAGCTATTATAAACTGGTACGCGCACCGCTACGGCTACACCAACTTCAAACTGGACGATACGGCCAAAAATCTGCTTCCGTTCGATTTTCTGATGATGGGTGAATCGTATCACAACAATCACCATAAATACGGTGGTCGTCCTAACTTTGGCGGCTTCCGCTGGCACGAGTTCGACCCAGCTTATCCGCTCATTCTGTTGCTTAATAAAGTGGGAGTTTTGAAACTACGGCTTGGGCGGGATGAAGCGTATATGTAA
- the ccoN gene encoding cytochrome-c oxidase, cbb3-type subunit I, translating into MNVSINQPTAVTSPNRATGSIAIGHQPPGGDAAVERFAYDNRIVRDFGVATIIWGIIGMLVGVIVASQLFAPAANLGNQYTTFGRIRPLHTNAVIFAFVGNAIFMGVYYSLQRLCKARMFSDLLSKIHFWGWQLIILSAVATLPLGLTTSKEYAELEWPIDIAITLIWVVFGINMFGTIIKRRERHLYVAIWFYIATFVTIAVLHIVNSMEMPVSFLKSYSMYAGVQDALVQWWYGHNAVAFFLTTPYLGMMYYFLPKMANRPVYSYRLSILHFWALIFIYIWAGPHHLLYTSLPDWAQSLGVVFSIMLIAPSWGGMINGLLTLRGAWDKVREDAILKFMVVALTCYGMATFEGPMLSLKNVNGIAHFTDWIVAHVHVGALGWNGFMTFAILYWLIPRMFRTPLYSKKLLNFHFWIGTLGILFYAIPMYIAGFTQGLMWKEFTKESVLKYPTFLETTLQILPMHMMRAIGGTLYLLGAILMGYNLFKTMAAGKLVANEEAEAPALPKLYTPTGGDTFWHRALERKPFPLLVGSLVVILIGSLIELIPTFMVKSNVPTIASVQPYTALEVQGRDIYIREGCVNCHSQMVRPFRSETERYGEYSKAGEFVYDHPFLWGSKRTGPDLHREGGKYPNSWHYHHMNDPTSMSPGSIMPAYPWLITQKLDISNTADKLTALKKIGVPYDDPTISYANEDLKKQAVGISSQLATEGIKVNSDREIVALIAYLQRLGTDIKKMETIQK; encoded by the coding sequence ATGAATGTTTCCATCAATCAACCTACTGCCGTTACGTCGCCCAATCGAGCGACAGGCTCAATAGCCATTGGGCATCAGCCACCAGGTGGCGATGCTGCCGTGGAACGCTTCGCCTATGACAACCGGATTGTCCGGGATTTTGGCGTGGCCACCATTATCTGGGGTATTATTGGGATGCTCGTGGGTGTTATTGTTGCCAGCCAGTTGTTTGCGCCAGCGGCTAACCTCGGCAATCAGTACACCACATTTGGTCGGATTCGCCCCTTACACACCAACGCAGTGATTTTCGCCTTTGTCGGGAACGCCATTTTCATGGGCGTGTATTATTCGTTACAACGACTCTGCAAAGCCCGGATGTTCAGCGATTTGCTGAGTAAAATTCACTTCTGGGGCTGGCAACTCATTATTCTATCGGCTGTGGCTACGCTTCCGCTGGGCCTCACAACCTCTAAAGAATACGCTGAGTTAGAATGGCCTATCGATATCGCGATCACACTGATCTGGGTGGTTTTCGGGATCAACATGTTCGGTACGATTATCAAACGGCGGGAGCGGCATTTATACGTAGCGATCTGGTTTTACATTGCTACGTTCGTGACCATTGCAGTGCTGCACATCGTCAACTCGATGGAAATGCCAGTCTCGTTCCTCAAGAGCTACTCGATGTATGCGGGTGTGCAGGATGCGCTGGTGCAGTGGTGGTACGGCCATAATGCGGTGGCCTTCTTCCTGACAACGCCGTATCTGGGCATGATGTACTACTTCCTGCCCAAAATGGCAAACCGGCCTGTCTATTCATACCGGCTCTCGATTCTACACTTCTGGGCGCTGATTTTTATCTACATCTGGGCTGGTCCTCACCATTTACTGTACACGTCACTACCCGATTGGGCGCAGTCGTTGGGGGTTGTGTTCTCCATTATGCTCATTGCGCCCTCGTGGGGTGGTATGATTAATGGGCTCCTGACGCTTCGGGGTGCCTGGGATAAAGTGCGTGAGGATGCCATCCTGAAATTCATGGTCGTGGCGCTCACCTGTTACGGGATGGCTACGTTCGAAGGGCCAATGTTATCCCTCAAGAACGTGAACGGCATTGCGCACTTCACCGACTGGATTGTGGCTCACGTACACGTTGGCGCCTTGGGCTGGAATGGGTTTATGACGTTCGCAATCCTGTACTGGCTGATTCCCCGCATGTTCAGAACGCCTTTGTACTCGAAAAAACTGCTCAATTTCCACTTCTGGATTGGTACGTTAGGAATTTTGTTCTATGCCATACCAATGTACATTGCGGGCTTCACACAGGGGCTGATGTGGAAAGAGTTCACGAAAGAAAGCGTTCTGAAATACCCAACCTTCCTCGAAACCACGCTCCAGATACTACCCATGCACATGATGCGGGCCATTGGTGGTACGCTCTACCTGCTCGGGGCTATTCTGATGGGCTATAACCTCTTCAAAACAATGGCTGCCGGTAAACTAGTGGCTAACGAAGAAGCCGAAGCGCCCGCTCTCCCCAAACTTTACACGCCAACTGGGGGCGACACATTCTGGCACCGTGCGTTAGAGCGGAAACCCTTCCCGTTACTGGTTGGCTCGCTGGTGGTGATCCTGATTGGTTCGCTCATCGAACTCATTCCAACGTTCATGGTGAAATCGAACGTACCAACTATTGCGTCGGTGCAGCCCTATACAGCGCTCGAAGTTCAGGGACGGGACATCTACATCCGCGAAGGTTGTGTGAACTGCCATAGTCAGATGGTACGGCCATTTCGTTCCGAAACAGAGCGTTATGGCGAATACTCGAAAGCGGGCGAGTTCGTATATGACCATCCGTTCCTGTGGGGGAGTAAGCGTACCGGCCCGGATTTGCACCGTGAAGGTGGTAAGTATCCGAACTCCTGGCACTACCATCACATGAACGATCCTACGTCGATGTCGCCGGGTTCTATTATGCCAGCGTATCCCTGGCTGATTACCCAAAAGCTCGACATTTCGAATACCGCAGACAAACTCACCGCCCTGAAAAAAATAGGCGTTCCCTACGACGATCCAACCATTTCGTACGCTAACGAAGACCTGAAAAAACAGGCTGTTGGTATCAGCAGTCAATTGGCGACAGAAGGTATCAAAGTCAACTCCGACCGCGAGATCGTGGCCCTCATCGCCTACTTGCAGCGGCTAGGAACGGATATTAAGAAAATGGAAACGATACAGAAGTAA
- a CDS encoding cbb3-type cytochrome c oxidase N-terminal domain-containing protein yields MTLLLTTILDPAAEKSIWSLTSGEDLLWVMVMLFVTVATGLLLAITLYLSYILRKALAPEPAKTKAADTRTTWQRFTGLHELSQEEDLKMDHEYDGIAELNNPTPPWFMGLFYATIGFGVVYLLIFHVIGNGNIMEQEYTQEVTIAEKEREAYIKLVAGKINENTVTLLTDKKGIEVGQVLFNQYCTACHGQNAEGKVGPNLTDEYWLHGGTMKAVFHTVTEGVPEKGMLSWKKQLNPLQVQQVTSYILSLQGTKPAGAKEPQGDKVEPVPATPKVAMQ; encoded by the coding sequence ATGACTCTTCTGTTAACAACAATTCTTGACCCAGCCGCCGAAAAGTCGATCTGGAGTCTGACCTCTGGCGAAGACTTGCTATGGGTAATGGTGATGCTATTCGTGACGGTTGCGACGGGGCTGTTATTGGCCATTACCCTGTATCTATCCTATATACTGCGCAAGGCGTTAGCGCCAGAGCCTGCCAAAACGAAAGCTGCTGATACACGTACCACCTGGCAACGATTTACGGGATTGCACGAGCTAAGTCAGGAAGAAGACCTGAAAATGGATCATGAATACGACGGTATCGCCGAACTGAACAACCCAACACCTCCCTGGTTTATGGGGCTTTTCTACGCGACCATTGGCTTTGGCGTTGTGTATCTATTGATTTTCCACGTGATAGGCAACGGCAACATCATGGAGCAGGAGTACACGCAGGAAGTGACTATTGCCGAGAAAGAGCGGGAAGCTTACATCAAATTGGTAGCGGGTAAAATCAATGAAAATACCGTTACGCTGCTCACTGACAAGAAGGGTATTGAAGTCGGACAAGTGCTTTTCAATCAGTACTGTACAGCTTGCCACGGTCAGAATGCCGAGGGGAAAGTTGGCCCCAATCTGACGGATGAATATTGGTTACACGGGGGGACTATGAAAGCCGTGTTCCATACCGTTACGGAAGGCGTTCCCGAAAAAGGGATGCTCTCGTGGAAGAAACAGCTGAATCCACTTCAGGTTCAACAGGTTACGAGCTATATTCTATCGTTGCAAGGTACCAAACCGGCTGGAGCCAAAGAGCCGCAGGGCGATAAGGTTGAGCCAGTGCCAGCTACGCCAAAAGTGGCTATGCAGTAA
- a CDS encoding nucleotide pyrophosphohydrolase, with amino-acid sequence MSEATLNSLLKAVKTFRDERDWGQFHTGKNLAINLCVEGSEVLELYTWTDEISRDQVPILTDELGDVFYTLLLLADTYEVDLATALLNKIQKNSEKYPIERAKGSNQKYNDNLL; translated from the coding sequence ATGAGCGAAGCTACATTAAATTCCTTGCTCAAAGCGGTTAAAACTTTTCGAGACGAAAGGGATTGGGGACAATTCCATACTGGGAAAAATCTTGCAATTAATTTATGTGTAGAGGGAAGTGAAGTATTGGAGTTATATACTTGGACAGATGAAATTTCTCGAGATCAAGTGCCTATACTTACTGATGAGCTTGGAGATGTATTTTATACTTTACTGTTGCTTGCTGATACATATGAAGTCGACCTTGCGACAGCATTGTTAAATAAGATTCAAAAAAATTCAGAGAAGTATCCTATTGAACGTGCCAAAGGGAGCAATCAAAAATATAATGATAATTTATTGTAG